From Brassica oleracea var. oleracea cultivar TO1000 chromosome C3, BOL, whole genome shotgun sequence, a single genomic window includes:
- the LOC106330353 gene encoding aldehyde dehydrogenase family 2 member B7, mitochondrial-like codes for MASRRVSSLLSRSLMSSSSPFSLRGKDPLMNRGARRYSNLAASLEDTITPPVKVEQTQLLINGKFVDSASGKTFPTLDPRTGEVIAQVAEGPPLFPHLSLPLPDPTEFKTVYERDDENGGD; via the exons ATGGCGTCAAGAAGAGTTTCCTCGCTGCTCTCTCGCTCCCTCATGTCCTCATCTTCTCCCTTCTCTCTTAGAG GTAAAGATCCTCTCATGAACAGAGGAGCTCGCAGGTACAGCAACCTCGCTGCTTCTCTCGAAGACACCATCACTCCGCCTGTGAAAGTCGAGCAGACTCAGCTCCTAATCAACGGCAAGTTCGTTGATTCTGCCTCAG GAAAGACTTTCCCCACATTGGATCCAAGAACTGGGGAAGTGATAGCTCAGGTGGCTGAGGGACCTCCACTCTTCCCACATCTCTCCCTTCCACTGCCAGATCCAACCGAGTTCAAAACAGTCTACGAGAGAGACGACGAGAATGGCGGAGATTAG